In Acanthopagrus latus isolate v.2019 chromosome 16, fAcaLat1.1, whole genome shotgun sequence, one DNA window encodes the following:
- the LOC119004820 gene encoding cdc42 effector protein 3-like — MPLRTSLYRKPSSGRWPSRKRREVLSVNMISLPLADFRHISHIGNDAHTDSFGDLSFLKMGHGLLLQSSQSEQNLFLACSPPPKPPRLNLDEAEGSESPDWNASHLHNASQKRKKCSSMPLLDSDGGDEEMEKEEDGDGYQRVNSVASSQTHRTGWGSLSSDKDTDACDTIAGPQKDEDSGFSFSLDLGPSILDDVLQVMDKNYN, encoded by the coding sequence ATGCCACTGAGAACATCACTGTACAGAAAGCCTTCCTCTGGTCGTTGGCCCAGCAGGAAGCGCAGGGAGGTGCTGTCTGTCAACATGATCAGCCTTCCACTGGCTGATTTCCGCCACATCTCACACATTGGAAACGATGCCCATACAGACAGCTTCGGAGACCTTTCCTTCTTAAAAATGGGCCACGGTCTGCTTCTACAAAGCTCCCAGAGTGAGCAGAATCTCTTCCTAGCCTGCTCGCCACCACCTAAGCCGCCACGCCTGAACCTGGATGAGGCAGAGGGTTCAGAGAGCCCCGACTGGAACGCTAGCCACCTGCACAATGCATcccagaagagaaaaaaatgcagctccATGCCACTTCTGGACAGcgatggaggagatgaagagatggaaaaggaggaggatggCGATGGGTACCAAAGAGTGAATAGTGTTGCTTCCAGTCAGACTCACAGAACCGGATGGGGCAGCCTGAGTTCAGACAAGGATACAGATGCCTGTGACACAATTGCGGGACCGCAAAAAGATGAGGACAGTGGCTTTTCCTTTAGCCTCGACCTGGGCCCTTCAATCCTGGATGATGTTCTCCAGGTGATGGACAAAAACTACAACTAG